The proteins below come from a single Ruegeria sp. THAF33 genomic window:
- a CDS encoding acyl-CoA dehydrogenase, translating to MPYRAPISDYQFLLDHVVGFDQVAATETFADASADVVTAILTEAAKMSEEVLAPLQRAGDLEPARLENGVLRSSPGYADGWKAIAEGGWIGISADPQFGGMGLPMAVTTAVNEMMSAACLSLQLAPLMAQGQIEALEHHASDELKSLYLPKMISGEWSATMNLTEAQAGSDVGALTSKAEPNGDGTYSVTGQKIFISWGDNDFAENVCHLVLARLPDGVPGTKGISLFLVPKYIPDADGNPGVANDLKVVSVEHKMGLHGSPTCVMQYDGAKGWLVGKEHGGMAAMFTMMNNARLGVGGQGVGVAEGAYQHALAYALERKQGRTPSGKIIDHADVRRMIMDMRADIFAARAILLANATAIDMAKATGDADWAARAALLTPIGKNFGARTGIRVAETGVQVHGGMGFVEETGAAQYSRDVRVTAIYEGTDGIQAMDLVARKMMDGGEAASNLLDEIEEQAEHARTTMPDLAGPVWEATETLREATEWLVAQDDMNDRFAGATAYLQAFARVLGGHYHLSAALADPEGPRAKLARYYINALLPEHSGLLARVQSGADDLFSLSPDELAA from the coding sequence ATGCCATATCGCGCCCCAATCTCAGATTATCAATTTCTGCTGGACCATGTCGTCGGGTTCGACCAGGTCGCCGCCACCGAGACTTTTGCAGATGCCAGCGCCGATGTCGTCACGGCCATCCTGACCGAAGCGGCCAAGATGAGCGAAGAGGTTCTGGCCCCGTTGCAGCGTGCCGGTGATCTGGAACCGGCGCGGCTTGAGAATGGCGTGCTCCGCAGCTCTCCGGGTTATGCCGATGGCTGGAAGGCGATTGCCGAAGGCGGGTGGATCGGGATCAGCGCTGATCCCCAATTTGGCGGAATGGGCCTGCCGATGGCTGTCACCACTGCCGTGAACGAGATGATGAGCGCCGCTTGCCTGTCGCTGCAACTTGCTCCGCTGATGGCGCAGGGCCAGATCGAGGCGTTGGAACATCACGCCAGCGACGAATTGAAGTCGCTGTATCTGCCCAAAATGATTTCGGGTGAATGGTCTGCTACCATGAACCTGACCGAAGCTCAGGCCGGATCGGATGTGGGCGCGCTGACCTCGAAGGCTGAGCCAAATGGTGATGGCACATACTCGGTGACCGGGCAGAAGATCTTCATCTCCTGGGGCGACAACGACTTTGCTGAAAATGTCTGCCATCTGGTTCTGGCCCGCCTGCCGGACGGTGTGCCCGGCACCAAGGGCATTTCCTTGTTTCTGGTGCCGAAATACATCCCCGATGCGGATGGCAATCCCGGCGTGGCCAACGACCTGAAGGTTGTTTCCGTCGAACACAAGATGGGCCTGCATGGCTCTCCCACCTGCGTGATGCAATATGACGGCGCCAAAGGATGGCTTGTCGGTAAGGAACATGGCGGTATGGCGGCCATGTTCACCATGATGAACAACGCCCGCCTGGGCGTGGGTGGCCAAGGTGTGGGCGTTGCGGAAGGCGCCTATCAGCATGCTTTGGCCTATGCGCTGGAACGCAAGCAGGGCAGGACGCCTTCAGGTAAGATCATCGATCATGCGGATGTGCGTCGCATGATCATGGATATGCGCGCCGATATCTTTGCAGCTCGGGCGATTCTTCTGGCCAACGCGACCGCGATTGACATGGCGAAAGCCACCGGCGACGCCGATTGGGCCGCGCGGGCCGCGTTGTTGACGCCAATCGGCAAGAACTTTGGGGCCCGGACCGGGATACGCGTGGCCGAAACCGGCGTACAGGTGCATGGCGGCATGGGCTTTGTCGAAGAAACAGGTGCGGCGCAATATTCCCGCGATGTTCGCGTGACCGCGATTTACGAGGGAACCGACGGCATTCAGGCCATGGACCTTGTTGCGCGCAAAATGATGGACGGGGGCGAGGCGGCTTCGAACCTTCTGGACGAGATCGAAGAACAGGCCGAACACGCGCGTACGACGATGCCCGATCTGGCCGGTCCAGTGTGGGAGGCAACAGAAACCCTGCGCGAGGCAACCGAATGGTTGGTGGCGCAAGACGACATGAACGACCGATTTGCAGGCGCAACGGCCTATCTTCAGGCGTTTGCCCGGGTTCTTGGCGGGCATTATCACCTGTCCGCGGCTCTGGCTGATCCGGAAGGACCACGGGCCAAATTGGCGCGCTACTACATCAACGCCTTGTTGCCCGAGCATTCCGGGCTTCTGGCGCGGGTGCAAAGCGGCGCGGATGACCTCTTCTCGCTCAGCCCCGATGAGTTGGCGGCGTGA
- a CDS encoding MBL fold metallo-hydrolase: protein MDGDRVSGIRYPWAEPPAPGEAVEVAEGVLWMRLPLPMALDHVNIYALDDGEGWTVIDTGLSSNKTRRIWETLMGGPLKGKPITRVVVTHHHPDHVGNAGWFQSEHGAELVTSRTSWLFARMLTLDVQETWPQETLDFYRSAGMAPEVLNARMKDRPFNFADTVYPMPLGFTRIKQGDVIRMGGRDWDVHIGNGHAPEHATFWSRDDNLVLSGDQILSSISPNLGVYATEPMADPVSAWLEACERLQTLARPDHLVLGGHKLPFSGLPLRMKQLIDNHHGALDRLLKHLHQPRAAADCFLPLFKRTIREGEYGLALVEAVAHVNHLYHIGAVTRTQRADGAWLYQRKG, encoded by the coding sequence ATGGACGGGGATCGCGTATCGGGGATCAGATATCCGTGGGCGGAACCGCCCGCGCCGGGTGAAGCCGTCGAGGTTGCCGAGGGTGTACTGTGGATGCGCCTGCCTCTTCCGATGGCGCTGGATCACGTCAATATCTACGCGCTGGACGATGGTGAAGGTTGGACGGTGATTGACACCGGGCTGTCGTCGAACAAGACGCGGCGTATCTGGGAAACCCTGATGGGCGGGCCTTTGAAAGGTAAACCGATCACCCGTGTGGTGGTGACGCATCATCATCCTGACCATGTCGGCAATGCCGGGTGGTTTCAGTCGGAACACGGGGCCGAGCTGGTCACAAGCCGCACCTCATGGCTGTTCGCGCGGATGCTGACGCTGGATGTGCAAGAGACATGGCCGCAGGAAACGCTTGATTTCTATCGCAGCGCCGGCATGGCGCCCGAGGTTCTGAATGCGCGGATGAAGGATCGTCCGTTCAACTTTGCCGACACGGTTTACCCCATGCCGCTGGGCTTTACCCGGATCAAGCAGGGCGACGTGATCCGAATGGGAGGGCGCGACTGGGATGTGCATATCGGCAATGGCCACGCGCCGGAACACGCCACTTTCTGGAGCCGTGACGACAATCTGGTGTTGAGCGGCGATCAGATTCTCAGCTCGATCAGTCCCAATCTGGGCGTCTATGCCACGGAACCGATGGCCGATCCGGTTTCAGCGTGGCTGGAAGCCTGCGAGCGGTTGCAGACACTTGCCCGGCCCGATCATCTGGTTCTGGGCGGGCACAAGCTGCCGTTTTCGGGCCTGCCGCTGAGGATGAAACAGCTGATCGACAACCACCACGGCGCGTTGGACCGCCTGTTGAAGCATCTGCATCAACCCAGAGCGGCCGCGGATTGTTTTCTGCCACTGTTCAAACGCACGATCCGCGAAGGCGAATATGGGCTTGCGCTGGTTGAGGCGGTTGCGCATGTGAATCATCTCTACCACATTGGTGCGGTAACCCGGACGCAACGCGCTGACGGGGCATGGCTGTACCAGCGCAAAGGGTAG
- a CDS encoding DUF6173 family protein — translation MQDQIETSAEAAEAAALPRCHEVHADPNAESGAKDLPEGLRKPVANKSPAQWAYERLIMYIQNFEKTLDGDHEVAMGFTGGDAGVMRIEGMGYFDPDMITFYGSDGTGARTQLVQHVSQLNVMLRALPKSVEDKPANRIGFRLAADLEDS, via the coding sequence ATGCAGGACCAGATCGAAACCTCGGCCGAGGCCGCCGAAGCCGCCGCTTTGCCGCGGTGTCACGAGGTGCACGCGGATCCCAACGCCGAGTCCGGAGCCAAGGACCTGCCCGAGGGGTTGAGGAAGCCTGTTGCCAACAAAAGCCCGGCGCAATGGGCTTACGAGCGTCTGATCATGTATATCCAGAACTTTGAAAAGACGCTGGACGGCGATCACGAAGTCGCCATGGGCTTTACCGGTGGCGATGCCGGCGTCATGCGGATCGAAGGGATGGGGTATTTCGACCCCGACATGATCACCTTTTACGGATCTGACGGAACCGGGGCCCGCACGCAATTGGTGCAGCATGTCAGCCAGTTGAACGTGATGCTGCGTGCCCTGCCCAAATCGGTCGAGGACAAACCCGCCAACCGCATCGGTTTCCGTCTGGCGGCGGATCTGGAAGACAGCTGA